The Candidatus Acidiferrales bacterium genome contains a region encoding:
- a CDS encoding M23 family metallopeptidase: MRRKHYTFFIASTDSGKMRRLQIPHYVLHFLGILAVVGGITVLVATASYSRMLWKAAAYNSLQRDQDNLKAQYHQLQTQVKDANQRLNSLQSLASQVAVAYGLAPVAEVPFGSKDSSSQSNSAYEQTLDQFNFLEQNAAAVELASTGTVRLLPGNNILNAPFVPSLWPVMGRITSRFGERLDPFDGEGEFHTGLDIASHYGDDVRAAADGVVVWTGDREGYGRVVIVDHGFGITTWYAHLSAYVAQVGMRVKRGDVIAYEGDSGHATGPHLHFEVRINNAPVNPWRYLHQADDGGAISGGGD, from the coding sequence ATGAGAAGGAAACATTACACATTTTTTATTGCTTCCACGGACTCCGGAAAGATGCGGCGTCTGCAGATACCGCACTATGTTCTGCACTTCCTGGGGATTCTTGCAGTTGTCGGCGGGATTACAGTGCTTGTGGCTACGGCTTCGTATTCGCGGATGCTCTGGAAGGCGGCGGCATATAACTCACTGCAGCGCGACCAGGACAATCTGAAGGCTCAGTATCATCAGTTGCAGACGCAGGTGAAGGACGCGAACCAGAGACTGAATTCCTTACAATCCCTTGCGAGCCAGGTTGCCGTAGCCTACGGTTTGGCGCCGGTCGCAGAGGTGCCGTTCGGGTCGAAGGACAGCTCAAGCCAATCGAATTCGGCATACGAACAGACACTCGACCAGTTCAATTTCCTCGAGCAGAATGCAGCCGCCGTGGAGCTTGCCTCGACGGGCACCGTTCGTTTGCTTCCCGGAAACAACATTTTGAATGCGCCGTTTGTGCCTTCGCTGTGGCCGGTGATGGGCAGAATCACGAGCCGCTTCGGCGAACGGCTGGATCCGTTCGACGGCGAGGGTGAATTTCACACGGGCTTGGACATCGCGTCGCACTATGGCGATGACGTGCGGGCGGCGGCGGATGGCGTGGTGGTTTGGACAGGGGATCGGGAAGGGTATGGCCGAGTCGTAATTGTTGATCACGGGTTTGGAATCACGACATGGTACGCGCATCTTTCCGCGTATGTAGCGCAAGTCGGAATGCGCGTGAAGCGCGGCGACGTAATCGCGTATGAAGGCGATAGCGGCCATGCCACGGGACCACATCTGCATTTCGAGGTGCGCATCAACAACGCGCCAGTGAATCCGTGGCGCTATCTGCATCAAGCCGATGACGGTGGTGCGATTTCCGGCGGCGGTGACTGA